The following are encoded together in the Tripterygium wilfordii isolate XIE 37 chromosome 3, ASM1340144v1, whole genome shotgun sequence genome:
- the LOC119993414 gene encoding uncharacterized protein LOC119993414 produces the protein MALLGDDGRGYELALRLESLGVWRTWLGDSLYASFVNFLSSPSSWESFMRADEPKSRPQILLQLRARALLFDKASASLFRQSNSSSSSSLTVSKLNPNYLQLHADDIYYTLEDADQRRDGGVVSNTGPSKNQSKSVIGGGVRFGESEVGNISQRFRNEELPETWYSQFIEKHRVSRLGRISFGDRESDKRTPEGMSNYLQLLQRHKRSRVAFSEDQYGGFGVQDPSPAFDGANDDVLFFPETMFPLNCVPDTALPVVTRELDDRKVELHGVLDTLPQVMTRSPVMIERLGIRPEYLSMEQRGSLHRGKNGSEVNKKSLGPEQASQMSKKVVVSMLTGLGFEGGAEVPVEVLSQLLSCHICKLGRSLKVLADSYRQQYSALELIKMFLQTAGYSNLGALAEIVKDGSRNSMQQSQHGLQSQIPLQHENPLQLPPQIQRQMHGQMRQMVHPQSLALQQQQLERMRRRQPPTPRPALDTDKERPPLVQVKIENTELPIDGTIFNPMHPRYQQMQQLRQQQIAAMSNFQAQPSNQIRQMASLQIPQMQTQNLGTVRARPVKVEGFQELMGGDAALKHDSDGSKLTSPSNK, from the exons ATGGCTCTACTCGGCGACGACGGTCGCGGCTACGAACTTGCCCTGCGGCTCGAAAGCCTCGGCGTTTGGCGAACGTGGCTTGGCGACTCCCTCTATGCCTCCTTCGTTAACTTCCTTTCTTCGCCTTCCTCTTGGGAATCATTCATGCGGGCTGACGAACCCAAATCCCGTCCGCAGATCCTCCTCCAGCTCCGGGCTCGAGCCCTCTTGTTCGATAAAGCGAGCGCCTCTCTCTTTCGCCAAtcgaattcttcttcttcttcttctttaactGTTTCGAAGCTGAACCCGAATT ATTTGCAGTTGCACGCTGATGACATCTACTACACACTGGAGGATGCTGATCAACGGCGAGACGGTGGGGTTGTGTCCAATACGGGGCCGTCCAAG AACCAATCTAAATCAGTTATTGGCGGTGGAGTGAGATTTGGTGAATCTGAAGTAGGTAACATATCTCAGAGGTTCAGGAATGAAGAACTGCCAGAAACATGGTACAGTCAGTTTATAGAGAAGCATAGAGTTAGCAGACTTGGTAGGATATCATTTGGGGACAGAGAGTCCGACAAGCGCACACCTGAGGGGATGTCTAATTATCTTCAACTTCTTCAACGGCATAAGAGAAGTCGTGTAGCATTTAGTGAAGATCAATATGGGGGATTTGGTGTCCAGGATCCCAGTCCTGCATTTGATGGGGCTAATGATGATGTACTATTTTTTCCAGAAACAATGTTTCCTTTGAACTGTGTACCGGATACTGCACTTCCAGTGGTAACTAGAGAGCTAGATGACCGGAAAGTGGAGTTACATGGAGTTCTTGATACCTTGCCTCAGGTTATGACTAGGAGTCCTGTGATGATTGAGAGGCTTGGTATTAGGCCCGAGTACCTCAGCATGGAACAGAGAGGAAGTCTTCATCGTGGGAAAAATGGGTCCGAAGTCAATAAGAAGTCTCTTGGTCCTGAGCAAGCATCACAGATGTCAAAAAAGGTAGTAGTTAGCATGTTGACAGGGTTGGGGTTTGAAGGTGGTGCAGAAGTTCCAGTGGAAGTCTTATCTCAACTCCTCAGCTGTCATATTTGTAAACTAGGCCGTTCCTTGAAAGTTCTTGCGGATAGTTACAGACAGCAGTATTCAGCACTTGAACTAATTAAGATGTTCCTTCAAACAGCAGGATATAG TAACTTGGGAGCTTTAGCGGAGATTGTCAAGGATGGTAGCAGGAATTCCATGCAACAAAGTCAGCATGGTTTGCAGTCTCAGATTCCATTACAGCACGAAAATCCCCTTCAACTACCCCCACAA ATCCAGAGACAAATGCATGGGCAGATGCGGCAGATGGTTCATCCCCAGAGTTTGGCTcttcagcagcagcagttgGAGAGAATGCGCAGGCGCCAGCCACCCACTCCTCGTCCTGCCTTGGATACGGATAAGGAGAGACCACCCTTGGTCCAAGTCAAGATTGAAAACACTGAATTGCCAATTGATGGTACTATTTTCAACCCCATGCACCCCAGATATCAACAAATGCAGCAGTTAAGGCAACAGCAAATTGCTGCAATGTCAAATTTCCAAGCTCAGCCCAGCAATCAAATTAGGCAGATGGCATCTCTACAAATTCCTCAGATGCAGACACA GAATTTGGGCACTGTTCGGGCTCGACCCGTGAAGGTTGAAGGTTTTCAGGAACTGATGGGTGGCGATGCTGCATTAAAGCATGATTCCGATGGAAGCAAGCTAACCTCTCCGTCAAATAAATAG
- the LOC119993432 gene encoding uncharacterized protein LOC119993432, translating to MAATDVILQAAILLFTLSILAAINYLPKRALTKLRPKTRTAVVSTRHFLQGSHYLARAQSASSVAQSKILAKNALIEAESAISASPRDSAPLILKAVALDLMGHKSSALRSLDQALSTPCVKSLTMQERADALVKRAELKVAVNRRRRVDSALEDLREAVRLAGSEGHARATCLMGQCYEWKGMRKEAKRSFEEALRIDPELIEARQGFDGLGL from the coding sequence ATGGCCGCGACGGACGTCATCTTACAGGCGGCGATCCTCTTATTCACTTTGTCAATACTGGCGGCGATAAACTACCTCCCCAAGCGAGCTCTAACAAAGCTTCGACCTAAAACCCGAACTGCAGTCGTATCCACACGCCACTTCCTTCAGGGCTCGCACTACCTGGCCCGTGCCCAATCTGCCTCTAGCGTAGCCCAATCCAAAATCCTAGCCAAGAACGCCCTAATCGAGGCCGAATCGGCGATTTCCGCCTCCCCGAGAGACTCTGCTCCTCTGATTCTCAAGGCTGTAGCTCTCGATCTGATGGGACACAAGAGTTCCGCTTTGAGATCGCTCGACCAGGCGCTGTCGACGCCTTGCGTGAAGTCACTAACTATGCAGGAGCGCGCGGATGCTCTGGTGAAGAGGGCTGAGCTGAAAGTCGCGGTGAATCGGCGaaggcgagttgactcggcctTAGAGGATTTGAGAGAGGCTGTGAGACTGGCTGGAAGTGAGGGGCATGCTCGGGCGACATGCTTGATGGGCCAATGTTATGAGTGGAAGGGAATGAGGAAGGAGGCTAAACGGTCTTTTGAGGAGGCCCTTCGAATTGACCCTGAGCTTATTGAGGCCCGTCAAGGATTCGACGGGCTGGGCCTATGA
- the LOC119995400 gene encoding AP2-like ethylene-responsive transcription factor AIL6, with product MARATSTNWLSFSLSPMEMLRSSPEYQFVSYENSSAVSPHYLMNDYFYANGWQNPKSQAYFTGEEDKVQSTMADSSFLTTLVDVQAQHTQAVPKLEDFLGDSSSTQDSSLTHIYEQGSAYFNDQQDLKAITGFQTFSTNSGSEVDDSASIPRTQFTGHSIDSTRNEFGFSNCASGALSLAVNNDEKALVSVDSDSTKKIADTFGQRTSIYRGVTRHRWTGRYEAHLWDNSCRREGQARKGRQVYLGGYDKEDKAARAYDLAALKYWGATATTNFTVSTYSKELEEMKHVTKQEFIASLRRKSSGFSRGASIYRGVTRHHQQGRWQARIGRVAGNKDLYLGTFATEEEAAEAYDIAAIKFRGLNAVTNFEMSRYDVEAIVKSALPIGGVAKRLKLSLDAEHKQSHSHDQQPPQCSSSSINFGTMQPVSAIPCGIPYEHTAATTLYHHNLFHDFQITNNFGNADLAVSTSSTAGPLAALPQPAEFFIWPHQSY from the exons ATGGCTCGGGCTACTAGTACTAACTGGCTCTCGTTTTCACTTTCTCCAATGGAAATGTTGAGGTCATCACCTGAATATCAGTTTGTTTCTTACGAGAACTCCAGTGCTGTATCTCCTCACTACCTGATGAACGATTACTTCTATGCAAATG GGTGGCAAAATCCCAAATCGCAAGCATACTTCACTGGAGAGGAAGACAAAGTACAATCAACTATGGCAGACTCGTCCTTTCTCACAACTCTAGTTGATGTACAAGCTCAACATACCCAAGCGGTACCTAAACTGGAGGATTTTCTGGGCGACTCGTCATCAACCCAGGACTCGTCGTTGACTCACATTTACGAGCAAGGCTCGGCCTACTTCAACGACCAGCAAGATCTGAAAGCAATTACTGGGTTTCAAACGTTTTCTACTAACTCGGGCTCGGAAGTCGATGACTCGGCTTCAATCCCACGAACTCAGTTTACGGGTCACTCGATTGACTCAACGCGGAACGAGTTTGGGTTCTCTAATTGTGCATCGGGTGCTTTGTCACTTGCTGTTAACAACGACGAGAAGGCTTTAGTCTCTGTTGATTCTGATTCCACCAAGAAGATCGCCGACACCTTCGGTCAGCGAACTTCGATTTACAGAGGAGTCACCCG GCACAGGTGGACTGGAAGATACGAAGCGCATCTCTGGGATAATAGCTGTAGGAGGGAGGGTCAGGCCAGAAAAGGGCGTcaag TGTACTTGG GTGGATATGACAAGGAAGATAAGGCAGCTAGAGCTTATGATTTGGCAGCTTTGAAATACTGGGGCGCAACTGCAACTACCAACTTCACT GTTTCAACTTACTCCAAAGAATTGGAGGAAATGAAACATGTGACGAAGCAAGAATTCATTGCTTCATTGAGACG AAAGAGTAGCGGATTTTCGAGGGGAGCTTCCATTTACCGGGGTGTTACAAG GCATCATCAACAAGGTCGTTGGCAAGCAAGGATTGGCCGTGTTGCTGGGAACAAAGATCTATATCTTGGGACATTTG CCACTGAAGAGGAAGCAGCGGAGGCATACGATATAGCAGCCATAAAGTTTAGAGGTCTGAATGCCGTGACAAATTTCGAGATGAGTCGATATGATGTTGAAGCCATTGTGAAGAGTGCCCTTCCGATTGGAGGGGTGGCTAAGCGCCTGAAGCTCTCACTCGACGCAGAGCACAAGCAATCACACAGCCATGACCAACAACCCCCCCagtgcagcagcagcagcatcaaTTTTGGGACGATGCAACCAGTTTCAGCTATCCCTTGTGGCATTCCTTATGAGCATACTGCTGCCACCACTCTCTATCACCACAACCTTTTTCACGACTTTCAGATTACTAACAACTTTGGCAATGCCGACTTGGCTGTCTCCACCTCATCCACAGCCGGTCCATTGGCAGCTCTACCTCAACCAGCCGAGTTTTTCATTTGGCCTCACCAGTCATATTGA
- the LOC119994132 gene encoding putative U-box domain-containing protein 50 translates to MESSSTTQMEKVYVALGSDLQDGFKTLEWTLRKWKSKPISIVILHVTYNISNDFVYTPFGKLPASSVSDEKLEILRKYEQGKIDKLLSKYIAFCGKVKAEILKVEKDDDPIHNLIVDLISRLHITKLVMGITFLKSSSWKAKSAISGTFYIHQHKPDLCEFFIISGGELVNLKGNDDDDDVVVEDNEEAMVAKMKEKNKFRGWLGKMFNESSSVGRSSRQSSSSNRNSPDSQNQWDKHFQEIEEYFQQLLSLNLDEIRCEEEDDVLQANPMELDVDKDCSDMNVAGKIESLRSKIDEAHKVIKLKNKEAKAHAERSAKAEWAISLCTSRAEELEARIKEEVKIRMVRKKDFDAEKEHLQELVIDVEESKNRLNALVELKSELSNKLQISSLARSHMEAQLDKIVSARAEMVREIEELRRQRDLLHRRVEFCREKDAIGMVSKMSSELSCGYREYTAEDIRLATEDFSDRLRLKSGGDWTNVYRGRIYHTTVAIKMLNPGNDLSEEAFQAKVKFLHNVRHPHLIAMMGFCSDPKCIIFEYMQQGSLMDILFYSHRRPADKNRALRWHDRVHIAHEVCSGLNFLHSAKPGPVIHGHLTTSNVFLDRNLVAKVGCFGLTGQNAELDLDVRCDIRAFGVLLLQLLTGRNWAGLLEEPMKVDREAMARALDDRAGQWPLDLAEELVRISMMCLSVNRGPSEELNLEMVMKELDVVRKTADGLVARGECEVMVSRSVEREDSDDVPGFFLCPIYQEVMKNPHVAADGFSYELESMEEWLRMGRDTSPMTNLRLKHKLLTPNHTLRSLIQDWKNKENDGSIMSV, encoded by the exons ATGGAGAGTAGTAGTACTACACAAATGGAGAAGGTCTATGTTGCTCTTGGGAGCGATCTACAAGATGGGTTCAAGACTCTTGAATGGACACTGAGGAAATGGAAGTCTAAACCAATCTCCATAGTCATTCTCCATGTGACTTACAATATCTCCAACGATTTTGTTTACACTCCAT ttGGCAAACTCCCTGCAAGCTCTGTGAGTGATGAGAAATTGGAGATTCTTAGGAAGTATGAGCAAGGAAAGATAGACAAGTTACTTTCAAAGTATATAGCTTTCTGTGGCAAG GTGAAAGCTGAGATATTGAAAGTTGAGAAAGATGATGACCCAATTCACAATCTCATAGTAGATTTAATCTCAAGACTCCACATAACCAAATTGGTTATGGGAATCACTTTCTTGAAGTCATCTTCATG GAAAGCCAAGAGTGCGATCAGCGGAACATTTTACATTCATCAGCATAAACCTGATTTATGCGAGTTTTTCATTATATCTGGGGGGGAATTGGTGAACCTTAAAGGAAATGACGACGATGACGATGTAGTTGTGGAGGATAATGAAGAAGCCATGGTTGCAAAAATGAAagagaagaacaaattcagGGGATGGCTAGGGAAGATGTTCAATGAGAGTTCCTCAGTTGGAAGAAGCTCTCGTCAATCTTCCTCGTCAAACCGTAATTCTCCTGATTCACAGAATCAATGGGACAAACATTTCCAAGAAATTGAAGAGTATTTCCAGCAATTATTGTCTTTGAATTTGGATGAGATAAGATGCGAGGAAGAGGATGATGTTTTGCAGGCAAATCCAATGGAGCTAGATGTGGACAAAGATTGTTCTGATATG AATGTTGCAGGGAAAATTGAATCTCTAAGAAGTAAAATAGACGAGGCACACAAAGTAATTAAGCTGAAGAACAAAGAAGCTAAAGCACACGCTGAAAGAAGTGCAAAAGCTGAATGGGCTATAAGCTTGTGCACTAGCCGG GCTGAGGAACTCGAAGCAAGGATTAAAGAGGAGGTAAAAATCCGAATGGTTAGAAAGAAAGATTTTGATGCCGAAAAGGAACATCTCCAAGAACTCGTCATTGATGTGGAGGAGAGCAAGAATAGGCTAAATGCACTAGTTGAACTAAAATCTGAGCTCTCAAACAAACTCCAGATATCAAGTCTAGCAAGATCACATATGGAGGCTCAGCTAGATAAGATAGTTTCAGCAAGAGCTGAGATGGTTAGGGAAATCGAAGAGCTAAGAAGGCAAAGAGATTTACTCCATCGGAGAGTTGAGTTCTGCAGAGAAAAAGATGCAATAGGAATGGTCTCCAAAATGAGTAGTGAACTAAGCTGTGGATATAGAGAGTACACTGCAGAGGATATCAGATTGGCCACAGAAGATTTCTCGGATCGCCTGAGATTGAAATCCGGAGGGGACTGGACAAACGTGTATCGGGGTCGAATCTATCACACGACAGTTGCAATCAAGATGCTTAATCCTGGTAATGATTTATCAGAAGAAGCCTTCCAAGCCAAG GTGAAGTTCCTTCACAATGTTCGACACCCACATTTAATTGCCATGATGGGCTTCTGCTCCGACCCAAAATGCATCATCTTTGAATACATGCAACAGGGCAGCTTAATGGACATCTTATTTTACTCTCACAGAAGGCCTGCTGATAAAAACCGGGCCCTTCGGTGGCACGATCGGGTCCATATAGCCCACGAGGTTTGCTCAGGCCTTAACTTTCTCCATTCAGCTAAGCCCGGGCCCGTCATTCATGGCCACCTGACCACTTCCAACGTCTTCCTTGACCGCAATCTTGTGGCCAAGGTTGGTTGCTTTGGGCTCACTGGGCAAAATGCAGAACTTGATCTTGATGTTCGGTGTGATATTCGGGCTTTTGGGGTTCTATTGCTTCAGCTTTTGACGGGAAGAAATTGGGCTGGGCTGTTAGAAGAgcccatgaaagtggaccgagAGGCTATGGCCCGTGCTCTGGATGATAGAGCAGGACAGTGGCCCTTGGATCTGGCAGAGGAACTTGTTAGGATATCAATGATGTGTCTGTCTGTCAATCGTGGGCCCAGTGAAGAGCTGAACCTTGAAATGGTTATGAAAGAGCTTGATGTGGTGAGAAAAACTGCTGATGGTCTGGTTGCTCGAGGTGAATGTGAGGTGATGGTCAGTCGAagtgtagagagagaagattcgGACGACGTACCGGGCTTTTTCCTTTGCCCCATATATCAG GAGGTGATGAAGAACCCACATGTGGCAGCAGATGGATTTTCATATGAGTTGGAATCAATGGAGGAATGGCTAAGGATGGGCCGGGATACATCGCCCATGACAAACTTAAGGCTCAAGCACAAGCTCCTGACCCCTAACCACACCCTGCGTTCACTCATCCAAGActggaaaaacaaagaaaatgatgGCTCAATAATGTCTGTGTGA
- the LOC119985201 gene encoding protein SKIP34, protein MCYGHHRSLSPDRRSPSRGRRFLNHDASVVEDLRGRLAETEARLERARAREAELSRRLDEMKRFVTVMEILESYLKRRFREQQEYVTRIFS, encoded by the coding sequence ATGTGTTATGGTCACCATCGTTCCTTGTCACCTGACAGGCGGAGCCCATCACGGGGCCGCCGGTTCCTAAATCACGACGCTTCTGTGGTAGAGGATCTACGGGGCCGGCTCGCCGAGACCGAAGCTCGGCTCGAGCGTGCGAGGGCCCGGGAAGCCGAGCTCAGCCGCCGTCTCGATGAGATGAAGCGTTTCGTCACCGTCATGGAGATCCTCGAGTCCTATCTTAAGCGCCGGTTTCGCGAGCAGCAAGAATACGTGACCCGCATCTTCTCCTAG